The proteins below come from a single Vibrio natriegens NBRC 15636 = ATCC 14048 = DSM 759 genomic window:
- a CDS encoding sulfite exporter TauE/SafE family protein: MTVSLFLLLLALGAFVGVMAGLLGIGGGLIVVPALLYLLPFAGISPELSMHIALATSLASIIITSGSSAMHHLKLGNVDMFVVKWLMPGVVIGGFVGASLAELIPTHYLPKLFGVIVLLLAVQMFRSIKVLKSKPMPSSPVTVMYGAGIGVVSSLAGIGGGSLSVPFLNKHGVEMRKAVGSSSVCGCVIAISGMIGFILHGYKAENLPAYSIGYVYLPALLAIAMTSMLTTKVGAKLATRLPTAVLKRVFAVFLIIIAATMLL, from the coding sequence GTGACTGTCTCTTTATTTTTGTTATTGCTGGCATTGGGCGCGTTTGTCGGTGTCATGGCGGGTCTGTTAGGTATCGGCGGCGGGTTAATTGTGGTACCTGCCTTGCTGTATCTTCTTCCTTTTGCAGGTATTTCGCCTGAGCTGAGTATGCATATTGCGCTGGCAACCTCACTGGCGAGCATTATTATTACCTCTGGCTCATCGGCCATGCATCATCTCAAACTCGGTAATGTCGATATGTTTGTGGTCAAGTGGTTGATGCCGGGAGTGGTAATTGGTGGTTTTGTCGGTGCCAGTTTAGCTGAATTAATTCCCACGCATTATTTGCCAAAGCTCTTTGGTGTGATTGTGCTGCTTCTTGCAGTACAAATGTTCCGCTCAATAAAAGTACTGAAATCTAAACCCATGCCGAGCAGCCCGGTTACCGTAATGTATGGCGCTGGCATTGGTGTCGTGTCCAGTTTGGCTGGGATTGGTGGTGGTTCACTGTCCGTTCCTTTCCTCAACAAACATGGTGTTGAAATGCGAAAAGCGGTGGGCTCGTCTTCGGTGTGCGGCTGCGTCATCGCTATTTCAGGTATGATCGGTTTTATCTTGCACGGCTACAAAGCTGAGAATTTACCTGCGTACAGTATTGGGTATGTTTATCTTCCGGCTTTATTAGCGATTGCCATGACCTCTATGCTCACCACCAAAGTTGGCGCGAAGCTGGCGACCCGTCTTCCTACAGCAGTATTAAAAAGAGTTTTTGCCGTATTTTTGATTATCATTGCGGCGACCATGTTACTGTAA
- the lgt gene encoding prolipoprotein diacylglyceryl transferase, producing MSQGFIEFPNIDPVLISIGPVSIRWYGLMYLVGFIFALWLANRRADKPNSGWTREQVSDLLFAGFLGVVIGGRVGYVIFYNFELFLADPLYLFKVWTGGMSFHGGLLGVITAMFWYARKNGRTFFGVADFIAPLVPFGLGMGRLGNFMNSELWGRVTDVPWAIIFPNGGPLPRHPSQLYEMALEGVVLFFILNWFIKKPRPLGSVSGLFLAGYGTFRFLVEFVREPDAQLGLFGDFISMGQILSTPMIVLGILMMVWAYKRGLYQDKAPIKTK from the coding sequence ATGTCTCAGGGATTCATCGAATTTCCCAATATTGATCCGGTTTTAATCTCTATTGGTCCTGTCTCAATCCGCTGGTACGGCTTAATGTATCTGGTTGGCTTTATCTTTGCCTTATGGCTGGCGAACCGCCGTGCTGATAAACCGAACAGTGGCTGGACGAGAGAGCAGGTGTCCGATCTATTGTTTGCGGGCTTTCTCGGCGTAGTGATTGGTGGCCGAGTAGGTTACGTGATTTTCTACAATTTTGAGTTGTTCCTGGCTGATCCTTTATACCTGTTTAAAGTCTGGACGGGTGGCATGTCATTCCATGGCGGCTTACTCGGCGTGATTACCGCAATGTTCTGGTACGCACGCAAAAACGGCCGTACTTTCTTTGGTGTGGCCGATTTTATTGCTCCACTTGTGCCGTTTGGTTTGGGAATGGGGCGTCTGGGTAACTTCATGAACAGTGAGCTGTGGGGGCGTGTCACCGATGTGCCTTGGGCGATTATCTTCCCGAACGGTGGTCCTCTGCCTCGTCACCCTTCCCAGTTGTATGAAATGGCGCTGGAAGGCGTGGTTCTCTTCTTCATTTTGAACTGGTTTATCAAAAAGCCGCGTCCTCTCGGTTCAGTATCAGGGCTATTTTTAGCTGGATATGGTACATTCCGCTTCCTAGTAGAGTTTGTACGTGAACCGGATGCTCAGCTTGGTCTGTTTGGTGACTTTATTTCGATGGGACAAATCCTGTCTACGCCGATGATCGTGCTGGGAATCCTGATGATGGTTTGGGCGTACAAACGTGGTCTTTACCAAGATAAAGCTCCAATTAAAACGAAGTAA
- a CDS encoding thymidylate synthase — protein sequence MKQYLDLCQRIVDQGVWVENERTGKRCLTVINADLTYDVANNQFPLVTTRKSFWKAAVAELLGYIRGYDNAEDFRKLGTKTWDANANQNDAWLNNPYRKGEDDMGRVYGVQGRAWAKPDGGHIDQLRKIVDDLTRGVDDRGEILNFYNPGEFHMGCLRPCMYSHHFSLLGDTLYLNSTQRSCDVPLGLNFNMVQVYVFLAIMAQITGKKPGQAYHKIVNAHIYEDQLELMRDVQLKREPLKAPTFHINPEIKSLEDLETWVTLDDFWVEGYEYHDAIRYPFSV from the coding sequence GTGAAACAGTATTTAGATTTGTGTCAGCGTATCGTTGACCAAGGTGTTTGGGTTGAAAATGAGCGTACAGGCAAGCGTTGTCTGACGGTGATCAACGCGGATTTGACCTACGATGTTGCGAACAACCAATTTCCTTTAGTGACGACACGTAAAAGCTTCTGGAAAGCGGCTGTTGCTGAGCTACTGGGTTACATCCGTGGTTATGACAACGCAGAAGACTTTCGCAAATTGGGCACCAAAACCTGGGATGCAAATGCTAACCAGAATGACGCATGGCTGAATAACCCTTACCGTAAAGGTGAAGACGACATGGGCCGTGTATACGGCGTTCAAGGTCGTGCATGGGCTAAGCCTGATGGCGGCCACATTGACCAACTGCGTAAGATTGTTGATGATTTAACGCGCGGCGTAGACGACCGTGGTGAGATCCTTAACTTTTACAACCCTGGTGAATTTCACATGGGTTGTTTACGTCCATGTATGTACAGCCATCACTTTTCACTTCTCGGTGACACGTTGTACCTCAACAGCACACAACGTTCATGTGATGTGCCGTTGGGGCTGAACTTCAACATGGTTCAGGTTTATGTTTTCCTGGCTATCATGGCGCAAATTACCGGTAAGAAGCCGGGTCAGGCGTATCATAAGATTGTGAATGCACATATTTATGAAGATCAGCTGGAGTTGATGCGTGATGTGCAACTAAAACGTGAACCACTTAAAGCACCAACTTTCCACATCAATCCTGAAATCAAATCTCTGGAAGATTTGGAAACTTGGGTCACGCTGGATGACTTCTGGGTCGAAGGTTACGAATATCATGACGCAATTCGCTACCCATTCTCTGTGTAG
- a CDS encoding flavohemoglobin expression-modulating QEGLA motif protein, producing the protein MAQAHESISSQLLAIDEQLTQLVSDIDILSSVNPLNYALERESFINNKYSQEPNFEYQKTPLITHQSKRLLYELPLENIKDTQLQKLYADVIQSYADKLDQVDTIGTQDFLYNSLRYYGEPSAKDIANAHFILHLPTEEESQPEHDSHSIAQFMGSFADRHGYDCEIQVLDGMLANALVSGLRVKINSAAYITTDELEALAHHEMGVHLLTTINGRRQPLNVLSLGCPANTNTQEGLAILCEYLSGHFSIKRLRTLALRVLAVESMIKERDFRQTFRLLKEQYHTSDTQAFTITARVYRGGGLTKDYLYLRGFREVLNAYDNLGNDFSLLLCGKTELKYFDMIRSLVNKGIFAQPEFISPALSHPQQTDPIHRYIVSALK; encoded by the coding sequence ATGGCTCAAGCTCACGAATCGATTTCCAGCCAGCTATTAGCAATAGACGAACAACTAACCCAATTGGTTAGTGATATTGATATCCTCAGTAGCGTAAACCCTCTCAATTACGCATTAGAAAGAGAAAGCTTCATCAACAACAAGTATTCTCAAGAGCCTAACTTTGAATACCAAAAGACGCCTCTTATCACCCACCAATCCAAACGTCTTTTGTATGAGTTACCATTAGAAAATATCAAGGATACACAACTGCAAAAACTTTATGCGGACGTGATTCAATCCTATGCCGATAAGCTTGATCAGGTAGATACCATTGGTACCCAAGATTTTCTGTATAACTCGTTGCGTTACTACGGTGAGCCTAGTGCAAAGGATATCGCCAATGCACACTTCATCTTGCACTTACCAACGGAAGAAGAAAGCCAGCCAGAGCATGACAGCCATTCCATCGCTCAGTTCATGGGGAGCTTTGCAGATAGACATGGCTATGATTGTGAAATACAGGTGCTTGATGGCATGCTAGCAAATGCCCTTGTTTCTGGCTTACGCGTAAAAATAAACAGTGCTGCATACATCACGACTGACGAGCTAGAAGCATTGGCTCATCACGAGATGGGGGTTCATTTACTGACAACCATTAACGGCCGTAGACAACCACTTAACGTCTTAAGTTTAGGTTGCCCTGCCAATACCAATACGCAGGAAGGTTTAGCGATTTTATGTGAGTACCTTTCCGGGCACTTTAGCATCAAGCGATTACGTACACTGGCTCTTCGTGTGTTAGCGGTTGAATCAATGATCAAAGAACGTGATTTCCGCCAAACCTTCAGGCTGCTTAAAGAGCAATACCATACTTCCGATACACAAGCCTTCACGATTACCGCTCGTGTTTACCGCGGTGGTGGCCTGACAAAAGACTACTTATACCTACGTGGGTTTCGAGAAGTGCTCAACGCTTACGATAATCTGGGGAACGATTTCTCATTACTCTTGTGTGGTAAAACAGAGCTGAAATACTTCGATATGATTCGCTCACTGGTTAACAAAGGCATCTTTGCCCAACCAGAATTCATCAGCCCTGCACTGTCTCATCCTCAGCAAACTGACCCAATACACCGGTATATAGTCAGCGCGCTAAAATAA
- a CDS encoding Na/Pi symporter translates to MNQATSTAAPISSTTRWLRWANLAFMLYLLLLAVSMVGSGFKWATGDQAKVLFEFASHPVAGLMIGLVATALIQSSSTVTSIIVGLVAGGLPVETAIPMVMGANIGTTVTNTLVSLGHVRCKEEFKRAFASATIHDFFNLLAVAIFLPLEMMFGILEKISHWLVSPLLATGDMSIKGFNFIKPMTKPVVSAIKEPLSTFGDTVGGVMLIILGIATIFVAITVMGKLMKSLMVGRARDILKNAIGRGPIHGILSGSIVTVLVQSSSTTTSLMVPLVGTGVLKVRDIYPFTLGANIGTCITALLAATAVSGEFAVFALQIALVHLVFNIAATLLIFGIPFLRELPLKGAEMISEMAIKNKAVVGGYLMSVFIILPGAILALTA, encoded by the coding sequence ATGAACCAAGCTACTTCAACAGCGGCGCCGATCTCGAGTACGACTCGCTGGTTACGCTGGGCTAACTTGGCATTCATGCTATACCTGCTTCTTCTAGCAGTATCGATGGTTGGTAGCGGCTTTAAATGGGCCACTGGCGATCAAGCAAAAGTACTGTTTGAATTTGCATCGCACCCTGTAGCTGGTCTTATGATCGGTCTGGTAGCGACAGCCCTAATCCAATCTTCTAGTACTGTAACTTCTATTATTGTGGGCTTAGTTGCGGGCGGTTTGCCTGTAGAGACGGCGATTCCTATGGTAATGGGTGCCAACATTGGTACAACGGTTACTAATACTCTTGTTTCTCTAGGTCACGTTCGTTGTAAAGAAGAGTTCAAGCGTGCATTTGCTAGTGCAACCATCCATGACTTCTTCAACTTACTTGCTGTGGCGATTTTCCTTCCTTTGGAAATGATGTTCGGCATCTTAGAGAAGATTTCTCATTGGCTTGTTTCGCCGTTACTTGCAACTGGCGACATGAGCATTAAAGGCTTTAACTTCATTAAACCAATGACGAAACCTGTTGTGAGTGCAATCAAAGAGCCTCTTTCAACATTCGGTGACACAGTTGGTGGCGTGATGCTTATCATCCTTGGTATTGCAACTATCTTCGTTGCTATCACTGTGATGGGTAAACTGATGAAGAGCCTAATGGTTGGCCGAGCTCGTGACATTCTTAAGAACGCAATTGGTCGTGGTCCAATCCACGGTATCCTTTCTGGTTCTATCGTTACTGTTCTTGTGCAATCATCTTCAACAACCACGAGTTTGATGGTTCCACTAGTGGGTACTGGCGTGCTAAAAGTACGTGATATCTACCCATTTACACTAGGTGCTAACATTGGTACATGTATCACAGCTCTACTGGCAGCAACGGCTGTATCTGGTGAGTTCGCAGTATTTGCACTACAAATCGCTCTGGTACACCTAGTATTCAATATTGCAGCAACGCTACTTATCTTCGGTATTCCGTTCCTACGTGAACTACCACTGAAAGGCGCTGAAATGATTTCAGAGATGGCAATTAAGAACAAAGCCGTTGTTGGTGGCTACTTGATGTCTGTATTCATTATTTTGCCAGGTGCGATTCTTGCTCTGACTGCATAA
- the nhaR gene encoding transcriptional activator NhaR, translating to MSHLNYNHLYYFWMVCKQGSVTKAADALFLTPQTVTGQIKAFEERMKGKLTKRNGRTVEPTELGQLVFKYADRMFGLSYEMLDIVNYSQHSNILFEVGVADALSKRLVSKVLMTTVPEDNSIHLRCYESTHELLLERLSQHKLDMILSDCPVDSTQSPGLYSKKLGESRMSFFASFEIGEVNFPEILEQKKLLIPASRTAMGRKVIQWFDRQGLQPDILGEFDDVALMKAFARYHDDVIFLAPTMYMSEIEDDRKLQLIGHVDDLKEEYYVIFAERMIQHPAVKNVCDADFSQMFE from the coding sequence ATGTCACATCTAAATTATAATCATCTTTACTACTTCTGGATGGTCTGTAAACAAGGCTCTGTTACTAAAGCAGCAGATGCGCTCTTCCTCACACCGCAAACGGTGACCGGACAAATTAAAGCGTTCGAAGAGCGAATGAAAGGGAAGCTGACAAAGCGCAATGGGCGAACCGTTGAGCCCACAGAATTAGGTCAGCTGGTGTTTAAATACGCCGACCGAATGTTCGGTTTGAGCTATGAGATGCTAGATATCGTGAATTATAGCCAGCACTCCAATATTTTGTTTGAGGTCGGTGTGGCTGATGCATTGTCAAAGCGTCTGGTTAGTAAAGTACTCATGACAACCGTTCCTGAAGATAACAGTATCCATCTGCGCTGTTATGAATCGACCCATGAACTCTTATTAGAAAGATTATCTCAACACAAACTGGATATGATCTTATCTGACTGCCCGGTCGACTCAACTCAAAGCCCAGGCCTCTATAGTAAGAAACTCGGGGAAAGCCGCATGAGTTTCTTTGCCTCGTTTGAAATTGGAGAGGTGAATTTCCCCGAAATATTGGAACAGAAAAAACTGTTGATACCAGCAAGTCGTACAGCAATGGGGCGCAAAGTCATTCAGTGGTTTGACCGACAAGGTTTACAGCCTGATATTTTAGGTGAGTTTGACGATGTTGCCTTGATGAAGGCCTTCGCACGATACCATGATGATGTGATATTTCTGGCTCCGACCATGTACATGTCCGAAATTGAAGACGACCGAAAGTTACAACTAATCGGTCATGTGGATGATTTAAAAGAAGAGTATTATGTTATTTTTGCGGAGCGGATGATCCAGCATCCCGCAGTAAAGAATGTTTGTGACGCTGATTTTAGCCAAATGTTTGAATAA
- a CDS encoding ArsR/SmtB family transcription factor — MNLQDMEKNSAKAVVLLKAMANERRLQILCMLHNQELSVGELCAKLELSQSALSQHLAWLRRDELVATRKEAQTVYYTLKSDEVKTLIKTLHGLYCAN; from the coding sequence ATGAATTTACAAGACATGGAGAAAAACTCCGCTAAAGCTGTCGTATTGCTTAAAGCGATGGCGAACGAAAGACGCTTACAAATTCTTTGTATGCTGCATAACCAAGAGCTTTCTGTTGGAGAGCTGTGTGCAAAATTGGAGCTGAGCCAGTCGGCGTTGTCACAGCACCTTGCTTGGCTACGACGTGATGAGTTAGTGGCAACAAGAAAAGAAGCGCAAACGGTGTATTACACCTTGAAGAGTGACGAGGTCAAAACACTGATCAAAACGCTTCACGGCCTATACTGTGCCAATTAA
- the rpsT gene encoding 30S ribosomal protein S20: MANSKSAKKRAIQAEKRRQHNASRRSMMRTYMKKTVAAIEAGDKEAATAAFAVVTPILDRMATKGLIHKNKAARHKSRFTAQIKAL; encoded by the coding sequence TTGGCAAATAGTAAATCTGCTAAGAAGCGCGCTATCCAAGCTGAGAAACGTCGTCAGCACAATGCTAGCCGTCGCTCAATGATGCGTACTTACATGAAGAAAACTGTTGCTGCTATCGAAGCAGGCGACAAAGAAGCTGCAACTGCTGCATTCGCTGTAGTTACACCTATCCTAGACCGCATGGCAACTAAAGGCCTTATTCACAAGAATAAAGCAGCTCGCCATAAGTCTCGTTTCACTGCACAAATCAAAGCTCTTTAA
- the murJ gene encoding murein biosynthesis integral membrane protein MurJ, which translates to MSKRLLKSGMIVSAMTLISRVLGLVRDVVVANLMGAGASADVFFFANKIPNFLRRLFAEGAFSQAFVPVLTESHAQGDMDKTRELIARAAGTLGVIVSVVTLLGVLGSGVVTALFGFGWFLDWMNGGPSAEKFELASMMLKITFPYLWFITFVALSGAILNTLGKFAVSSFTPVFLNVMIILSAWFISPQMSQPEIGLAIGVFLGGLVQFLFQIPFLIKAGVMVKPKWGWRDPGVVKIRTLMIPALFGVSVSQINLLFDTFIASFLQTGSISWLYYSDRLLEFPLGLFGIAIATVILPALSRKHVDAHSEGFAHTMDWGVRMVTLLGIPAMLGLMVLAKPMLMVLFMRGEFSPQDVHQASLSLLAYASGLLNFMLIKVLAPGYYSRQDTKTPVKYGIIAMVTNMVFNAIFAYFYGYVGLAIATALSALVNMVLLYRGLHLAEVYQITKRTVFFIIRLVIAGAAMVAAILWQLEDMSVWLEWSFAYRSGVLGMLIALGAAVYLVVLFLTGVRLKDLKAGTE; encoded by the coding sequence GTGAGTAAACGACTACTCAAGTCAGGCATGATCGTCAGTGCTATGACTCTTATTTCGCGCGTTTTAGGCTTAGTCCGTGATGTGGTAGTGGCGAATTTAATGGGGGCAGGAGCAAGCGCAGACGTCTTTTTCTTTGCTAATAAAATTCCAAACTTCTTACGTCGTTTGTTTGCAGAAGGTGCATTTTCTCAAGCATTTGTACCAGTACTAACCGAAAGCCATGCTCAAGGCGATATGGACAAAACACGGGAGCTCATCGCCCGAGCCGCGGGGACTCTCGGGGTCATCGTTTCGGTAGTGACCCTGCTTGGCGTACTTGGCTCTGGCGTCGTCACCGCACTATTCGGCTTCGGCTGGTTTTTAGATTGGATGAACGGCGGGCCATCTGCCGAAAAGTTTGAGCTCGCTAGTATGATGCTCAAAATTACGTTCCCATATTTATGGTTCATTACTTTCGTCGCACTGTCTGGCGCGATCCTCAATACACTCGGTAAGTTTGCCGTTTCGTCATTTACCCCCGTATTTTTGAACGTCATGATCATACTGTCGGCTTGGTTTATTTCGCCGCAGATGTCACAGCCTGAGATTGGCCTTGCGATTGGTGTTTTCTTAGGTGGCTTAGTTCAGTTCCTGTTTCAAATTCCTTTCCTTATTAAAGCAGGCGTGATGGTCAAACCTAAATGGGGTTGGCGCGATCCGGGGGTAGTAAAGATACGTACCTTGATGATCCCTGCTTTGTTTGGTGTTTCAGTCAGCCAGATCAACTTATTGTTTGATACCTTTATTGCCAGTTTTCTCCAGACAGGGTCAATCAGCTGGCTGTATTACTCAGATCGCTTGCTGGAGTTTCCTCTTGGGCTCTTTGGTATTGCTATTGCAACCGTGATTCTACCGGCACTTTCTCGTAAGCACGTTGATGCCCACAGCGAAGGATTTGCTCATACCATGGACTGGGGTGTACGCATGGTTACGCTACTCGGTATTCCAGCCATGTTGGGGTTGATGGTGTTGGCGAAACCAATGCTGATGGTGCTATTTATGCGTGGTGAGTTTTCGCCGCAGGACGTACACCAAGCTTCACTTTCTCTGTTAGCCTACGCATCTGGCTTACTGAACTTTATGTTGATCAAGGTACTCGCACCGGGCTACTACTCGCGTCAGGATACTAAAACGCCGGTGAAATACGGCATCATAGCTATGGTGACGAACATGGTATTTAATGCCATTTTCGCTTATTTCTATGGCTATGTTGGTTTGGCTATCGCAACCGCGTTATCTGCTCTCGTCAATATGGTGCTGCTATACCGAGGTTTGCACTTAGCTGAGGTTTATCAGATAACTAAGCGCACTGTCTTCTTTATTATACGCTTGGTGATTGCCGGGGCTGCGATGGTTGCAGCGATTTTGTGGCAATTGGAAGATATGTCTGTCTGGCTCGAGTGGAGTTTTGCATACCGTAGCGGTGTGTTAGGAATGTTGATCGCGTTGGGAGCGGCGGTTTACCTTGTCGTTCTATTTTTAACAGGTGTGCGCTTAAAAGACCTAAAAGCTGGGACAGAGTAA
- the ribF gene encoding bifunctional riboflavin kinase/FAD synthetase yields MELIRGIHNITSRHYGCVLTIGNFDGVHRGHQQVLQQVSEQAKELSLPSVVMTFEPQPMELFAKGKAPARLTRLRDKFVQLSKLDIDRLLCVNFNRHFASLTAEEFIRDLLVERLGVKFLVVGDDFCFGKGRSGSFAMLQEAGEKYGFEVVSTQSFCLQRLRVSSTAIREALARDDLHSAHEMLGRNYSISGRVSHGRKLGRTIGFPTANIPLKRCVSPVSGVYVVQALGIGDKPIDGVANIGQRPTVNGVRQQLEVHLFDFHANLYGKQLEVELLHKLRDEQKFESFEALKQQIELDAEAARVWLRQLKS; encoded by the coding sequence ATGGAACTGATCAGAGGCATTCACAATATCACATCGCGTCACTATGGGTGTGTTCTGACTATTGGCAATTTCGATGGTGTCCACAGAGGACATCAGCAAGTGTTGCAACAAGTGTCTGAACAGGCAAAGGAACTTTCGTTACCTTCGGTTGTGATGACCTTTGAACCTCAACCAATGGAGCTGTTTGCTAAAGGCAAGGCACCAGCAAGGTTGACACGACTGCGCGATAAGTTTGTCCAGTTAAGTAAACTAGACATTGATCGATTGCTGTGTGTCAATTTTAATCGACATTTTGCCAGCTTGACGGCGGAAGAGTTTATCCGTGACTTGTTGGTAGAGCGATTGGGTGTTAAGTTTCTTGTCGTTGGTGATGACTTCTGCTTTGGTAAAGGCCGCAGCGGGAGCTTTGCCATGTTGCAGGAAGCTGGGGAAAAGTACGGCTTTGAAGTCGTCAGTACCCAAAGCTTTTGTTTACAACGATTACGAGTGAGCAGTACCGCTATTCGGGAAGCCCTGGCTCGTGATGATTTGCATTCCGCACATGAGATGCTGGGAAGAAATTACAGCATCAGCGGTCGTGTTTCTCATGGAAGAAAGCTAGGCAGAACCATTGGTTTTCCTACAGCGAATATTCCTTTGAAACGCTGTGTATCTCCGGTATCCGGAGTCTATGTTGTTCAAGCGCTAGGCATTGGTGATAAGCCAATTGATGGCGTGGCTAACATTGGCCAAAGACCAACGGTAAATGGCGTTCGCCAACAGTTAGAAGTACACTTATTTGACTTTCATGCCAATTTGTATGGCAAGCAATTAGAAGTGGAACTTTTGCACAAACTTCGAGATGAGCAAAAGTTTGAGTCGTTTGAAGCACTTAAACAACAAATCGAATTGGATGCTGAAGCAGCAAGGGTGTGGCTGCGTCAGCTTAAGAGTTGA